The Motacilla alba alba isolate MOTALB_02 chromosome 14, Motacilla_alba_V1.0_pri, whole genome shotgun sequence genome includes a region encoding these proteins:
- the LITAF gene encoding lipopolysaccharide-induced tumor necrosis factor-alpha factor, with translation MSAASGNPVPSAPPSYEEAVGINVNYPHPYPVPGPGQKPDGKGSDLPPHMGQPPPANNPITVQTVYVQQPVMFYDRPVQMRCPSCNQVIVTRLSYDSGALTWLSCGGLCLLGCVAGCCLIPFCIDALKDVDHTCPKCSALVGSYKRL, from the exons ATGTCTGCTGCAAGTGGCAATCCTGTTCCATCTGCACCACCTTCTTACGAGGAAGCCGTAGGAATCAATGTGAACTATCCACACCCCTATCCTGTCCCTGGCCCTGGACAGAAGCCAGATGGGAAGGGATCGGACCTTCCCCCACACATGGGACAGCCTCCACCAGCAAATAACCCCA TTACTGTTCAGACGGTGTACGTGCAGCAGCCAGTAATGTTTTATGACCGCCCAGTTCAGATGCGCTGCCCTTCCTGTAACCAGGTGATAGTGACACGTCTCTCATATGACTCAGGAGCTTTGACCTGGCTGTCATGTGGTGgcctctgcctgctggg aTGTGTAGCAGGCTGCTGCTTAATTCCCTTCTGCATTGATGCCCTAAAGGACGTGGATCACACCTGTCCAAAATGCAGCGCTCTTGTTGGCTCTTACAAACGTTTATAG